One Prunus dulcis chromosome 7, ALMONDv2, whole genome shotgun sequence DNA segment encodes these proteins:
- the LOC117634808 gene encoding uncharacterized protein LOC117634808, with protein sequence MASLLGDSASAEHATGLCKGIADTEDEDDLFEIDLDSVDSIPPPQYYWGDYFTATGNALLANCLLPVTDISRAVPMVSKSLSCSPEAAANVVMMPKPMPLGQLLGLPFLEALVLHQKEVKPGCNLIRANDAHLEVGSEPAIEGRYYIVDTVYGG encoded by the coding sequence aTGGCTTCTCTCCTTGGAGATTCTGCTTCTGCAGAACATGCAACAGGACTGTGTAAAGGTATAGCCGACACGGAAGACGAAGACGATCTTTTCGAGATCGATCTTGATTCGGTCGACAGCATTCCTCCACCACAGTACTACTGGGGCGACTATTTCACTGCAACCGGAAATGCACTGCTAGCCAACTGCCTACTGCCGGTAACGGATATCTCCCGTGCAGTTCCAATGGTTTCCAAGTCATTGTCATGCTCACCGGAGGCGGCAGCCAATGTTGTAATGATGCCAAAGCCAATGCCCTTGGGCCAGCTTCTTGGTCTGCCATTCTTGGAGGCTCTCGTGCTTCACCAAAAGGAAGTGAAACCCGGATGTAATTTGATTAGGGCAAATGATGCCCATTTGGAAGTTGGGTCTGAGCCAGCAATAGAAGGAAGATATTACATTGTTGATACTGTTTATGGAGGCTAA
- the LOC117634520 gene encoding CAAX prenyl protease 2 isoform X2, translated as MEEIPSSPKIISMIYNSEWKSLSQLKMDGGGVSKAVAVVACAAMALFYVAILYAPTLILRLPPPPSFKNFMIRRFICAAISSVVSVVVSALLLPMKSREASSLLGVYGIRMDHIWQAVIFPLTLTALMYGGSLVLKSLLLMSALREHMNFGGGLSFNNIKNLSEEIVACSRSIASDVLVWRTYVVAPLTEELVFRACMLPLLLCGGFQKSTVIFLCPIFFSLGLQLGYTVVFGSYASFLFIQTGHFLAPLVAHAFCNFMGLPVLVARGKGIVSVASVAGIVGFLWLLSPMTHPELYNDRTDNCVCWQGYCSGN; from the exons atggaagaaaTTCCAAGCAGTCCGAAAATCATCTCAATGATATACAACAGTGAGTGGaagtctctctctcaactcaaaATGGACGGCGGCGGCGTTTCGAAGGCAGTGGCGGTGGTGGCTTGCGCCGCCATGGCGTTGTTCTACGTTGCAATTCTCTATGCCCCGACTCTAATCCTTCGTCTTCCTCCTCCCCCTTCCTTCAAGAACTTCATGATCCGACGGTTCATATGCGCCGCTATTTCTTCCGTCGTCTCCGTTGTCGTCTCTGCTCTTCTCCTCCCT ATGAAAAGCAGAGAGGCATCATCTCTGTTAGGTGTATACGGCATCCGAATGGACCATATT TGGCAAGCTGTGATCTTTCCTCTTACATTGACTGCTCTTATGTACGGTGGATCCTTGGTCCTCAAGTCTCTATTATTGATGAGTGCGTTGAGGGAACACATGAATTTTGGTGGAGGCCTTTCGTTCAACAATATCAAAAATTTATCCGAAGAGATTGTTGCCTGTTCGCGTTCAATAGCTTCGGATGTTTTGGTTTGGCGTACTTATGTTGTG GCCCCGCTTACTGAAGAGTTGGTGTTTAGAGCATGTATGTTACCTTTACTTCTCTGCGGAGGATTCCAAAAGTCCACAGTCATCTTTCTCTGCCCCATTTTCTTCAGCTTGG GTCTCCAGCTTGGCTATACCGTTGTCTTTGGCTCCTATGCATCTTTTCTCTTCATTCAAACTG GACATTTTCTTGCTCCTTTAGTTGCTCACGCATTTTGCAATTTTATGGGACTGCCTGTGCTAGTTGCACGGGGAAAAG GGATAGTAAGTGTGGCATCTGTAGCTGGAATTGTGGGTTTCCTGTGGCTTCTTTCCCCAATGACTCACCCAGAGTTGTATAACGATAGAACAGATAATTGCGTATGTTGGCAAGGATATTGTTCTGGGAACTAA
- the LOC117635754 gene encoding NDR1/HIN1-like protein 3: MRNGRQSRWCNFSCFFWIFYYSILAFILFIVAIIIFWLIFQPQELKFTVTDASLTEFNLTNTTNNTLYYNLALNVSIRNPNKKAGVYYNRIQAIGNYGKKRFALVNTTSTPFYQGHKNTTMVRFVLQGQQVVVLGGKELSRFNSETSARVYNIDVKLAQRIKARYGKIKTAYFKPPKVDCQLKLPLSTIYNNGTSVGPKFVSKECGSVKIFTISVGIGIGPFSFETG; the protein is encoded by the coding sequence ATGCGTAATGGAAGGCAAAGCCGCTGGTGCAACTTCTCTTGCTTCTTCTGGATCTTCTACTACTCCATCCTCGCCTTCATTCTTTTCATTGTCgccatcatcatcttctggTTGATCTTTCAACCTCAGGAGCTCAAATTCACCGTCACCGATGCCTCGTTGACCGAATTCAATCTCACCAACACCACCAACAACACTCTATACTACAACCTCGCCCTCAACGTATCCATAAGAAACCCTAACAAAAAGGCCGGTGTATATTACAATCGGATCCAAGCCATTGGCAACTATGGGAAAAAGAGGTTTGCATTGGTCAACACCACTTCCACTCCATTTTACCAGGGCCACAAGAACACAACCATGGTGCGTTTTGTGCTTCAAGGGCAGCAAGTGGTGGTGCTTGGGGGAAAGGAGCTTTCTCGGTTTAACTCGGAAACAAGTGCTAGGGTTTACAATATTGATGTGAAGCTGGCTCAACGGATAAAGGCTAGGTATGGTAAGATCAAGACTGCCTACTTCAAGCCCCCAAAGGTGGATTGTCAACTCAAACTTCCTTTGAGTACTATTTATAACAATGGAACTTCTGTAGGTCCTAAGTTTGTTTCCAAGGAGTGTGGGAGTGTCAAAATCTTTACAATCTCCGTGGGGATTGGGATTGGTCCTTTTAGTTTTGAAACAGGCTGA
- the LOC117634807 gene encoding CEN-like protein 2 isoform X2, whose translation MARISEPLVVGRVIGDVLDCFTPTTKMSVTYNTRLVCNGYELYPSAVTTKPRVEIQGGDMRTFFTLIMTDPDVPGPSDPYLREHLHWIVTDIPGTTDATFGKEVVSYEMPRPNIGIHRFVFVLFKQTRRQSVNPPSSRDHFSARRFAAENDLGLPVAAVYFNCQRETAARRR comes from the exons ATGGCAAGAATATCTGAGCCTCTGGTTGTTGGGAGAGTGATAGGAGATGTTCTTGATTGTTTCaccccaacaacaaaaatgtctGTCACTTACAACACCAGGCTAGTCTGCAATGGATATGAGCTCTATCCTTCTGCTGTCACCACCAAACCTAGAGTTGAGATTCAAGGAGGAGATATGAGAACTTTCTTTACTCTG ATCATGACAGACCCAGATGTTCCTGGCCCTAGTGATCCTTATTTAAGGGAGCACCTGCACTG GATTGTGACAGATATTCCAGGCACCACAGATGCCACATTTGGTAA AGAGGTGGTGAGCTATGAGATGCCAAGGCCCAACATTGGCATCCACAGGTTTGTGTTTGTTCTCTTCAAGCAGACAAGAAGGCAGTCTGTGAACCCTCCTTCCTCAAGGGATCATTTCAGTGCTCGACGCTTCGCAGCTGAAAACGACCTGGGTCTTCCTGTCGCTGCCGTTTACTTCAATTGCCAGAGAGAAACGGCAGCTAGAAGACGCTAG
- the LOC117634809 gene encoding protein YIPF5 homolog, whose translation MTKEFAVPPVVFPSGGNPSAVGSNNIQQRRVATAPFQPPRSSTSSIPFMSFDIGSAAAASSSSLFGGPIGSSSIPGGSASFEDEEPLLDELGIHPDQIWRKTKSILNPFRSNPAVHKDSDLSGPILLYMSLCLFQLLAGKIQFGVILGWIVVSSIFLYIVFNMLAGRNGNLDLHRCTSVIGYCMLPVVILSAASLFVPQGGSFRIAVAAVFVLWATRVCTGLMVALADGGDEHRGLIAYACFLIYTLFSLLVIF comes from the coding sequence ATGACGAAGGAGTTCGCGGTTCCTCCAGTGGTGTTCCCCTCCGGCGGGAACCCTAGCGCCGTCGGATCCAACAACATCCAGCAACGCCGCGTCGCGACGGCGCCGTTTCAACCCCCGcgctcctccacctcctcgATCCCCTTCATGTCCTTCGACATCGGCTCGGCTGCCGccgcctcctcctcctccctctTCGGAGGCCCGATCGGCTCCTCTTCCATCCCTGGCGGCTCCGCCTCCTTCGAGGACGAGGAGCCCCTCCTTGACGAGCTCGGCATCCACCCTGACCAAATCTGGAGAAAAACCAAGTCTATTCTCAACCCGTTCCGGTCCAACCCGGCGGTCCACAAGGACTCGGACCTCTCCGGCCCGATCCTCCTTTACATGTCTCTCTGCCTCTTCCAACTCCTCGCGGGAAAAATCCAGTTCGGCGTTATCCTCGGATGGATCGTCGTCTCTTCCATCTTCCTCTACATCGTCTTCAACATGTTGGCTGGGCGTAACGGCAATCTCGACCTGCACAGGTGTACGTCCGTGATTGGGTATTGTATGCTGCCCGTGGTGATCTTATCGGCCGCCTCGCTCTTCGTCCCCCAAGGCGGGAGCTTCAGGATTGCCGTGGCTGCCGTCTTTGTGTTGTGGGCCACGAGGGTGTGCACGGGGCTCATGGTTGCGCTTGCTGACGGTGGTGATGAGCATCGCGGGTTGATAGCGTATGCTTGTTTCTTGATTTACACTCTGTTTTCGCTTCTTGTGATATTTTAG
- the LOC117634963 gene encoding NDR1/HIN1-like protein 2 yields MSSKKCCCCCCLLLLLFFIVGLIVLFVLKEKLGPSLEARYKVTDASLSQFSMGSGNNLEYNLAANISVENPNKYSDYRYEKFIAVPSYGDEDLNEVSLSSFEVAKKNTSALTPLVFKGQKSVSLKGDAASNLKSGSVFEIVLKLKIKVMSRAGKVEIYNEYKEECKLKVPLLNSKEKASEKFESTDCKKVGSTSSGIKV; encoded by the exons ATGAGTTCGAAAAAatgttgctgttgctgctgcctccttctcttattatttttcatcGTGGGCCTGATTGTTCTTTTCGtgcttaaagaaaaattagggcCGTCGTTAGAAGCGCGCTATAAGGTGACGGATGCCTCATTGAGCCAGTTTAGCATGGGGTCTGGCAACAACCTAGAATACAATCTAGCCGCCAACATTAGTGTTGAAAATCCTAACAAATATTCTGACTACAGATATGAAAAATTTATAGCTGTTCCCTCTTACGGTGACGAGGATTTAAATGAAGTTTCTTTGAGCTCATTCGAAGTAGCGAAGAAGAACACATCTGCATTGACACCTCTAGTGTTCAAAGGGCAGAAATCGGTGTCTCTTAAGGGCGATGCAGCGTCCAACCTTAAGAGTGGTTCGGTTTTCGAAATCGTTTTGAAGCTCAAGATTAAGGTTATGAGCAGAGCTGGTAAGGTTGAAATTTACAACGAGTACAAGGAAGAATGCAAATTGAAGGTTCCCTTGTTGAATTCCAAGGAAAAAGCTTCTGAAAAATTTGAGAGTACAGATTGCAAAAAG GTTGGAAGCACTAGTTCGGGGATAAAGGTGTGA
- the LOC117635961 gene encoding protein ABSCISIC ACID-INSENSITIVE 5, translated as MGVSESEIISHDEVESPLQSDQQATNHLFTSLGRQSSIYSLTLDEFQHTLCENGKNFGSMNMDEFLTSIWTAEENQAINSNHTNINNNHNHHNHHNSNINNIDAHMPLAEASEEKAAAIAKQPSLPRQGSLTLPGPLCRKTVDEVWSEIHKGKQAKQQNSHSSNDGVQNSEFAPRQPTFGEMTLEDFLVKAGVVREPDSMLAAGAVLPPQPQQQQQQYGMYQNSNQAVGPSFANRPVMGMGAAGAAGPSTSAAAGMPNYQGMPQNGATVVAESSGYAANGKRNGAYPAVPPPQAVCFGGRVVNGGGGYAAGQPIGMAAPVSPVSSDGMCTSQVENSGGQFGLDMGGLRGRKRILDGPVEKVVERRQRRMIKNRESAARSRARKQAYTVELEAELNQLREDNAHLKQALAELERKRKQQYFDEMQTRVQSRAQKAKEKLRVLRRCHSCPL; from the exons ATGGGCGTTTCGGAGTCTGAAATCATCTCCCATGATGAGGTCGAATCGCCGTTGCAATCCGACCAGCAAGCCACGAACCACTTGTTCACCTCATTGGGAAGACAGTCCTCCATCTACTCCCTCACCCTTGATGAGTTTCAGCACACCCTCTGCGAGAATGGCAAGAATTTTGGCTCCATGAACATGGATGAGTTTCTCACCAGCATTTGGACCGCGGAAGAAAACCAAGCCATCAATTCAAACCACACCAACATTAACAACAACCAtaaccaccacaaccaccacaaCAGCAACATCAACAACATTGATGCGCACATGCCTTTGGCAGAGGCCTCTGAGGAGAAGGCCGCCGCCATAGCCAAGCAACCCAGCTTGCCACGCCAAGGCTCGTTGACTCTGCCTGGGCCGCTGTGTCGGAAAACAGTGGATGAAGTTTGGTCTGAGATACACAAAGGGAAGCAAGCAAAGCAGCAGAACAGTCACAGCAGCAATGATGGTGTTCAGAATTCCGAGTTTGCCCCTCGCCAGCCTACTTTTGGGGAGATGACATTGGAGGATTTCTTGGTTAAAGCAGGGGTAGTTCGGGAACCGGATTCTATGTTGGCGGCTGGGGCCGTGCTGCCGCCTCAGCcccaacagcagcagcagcagtatGGGATGTATCAGAACAGCAACCAGGCAGTGGGGCCAAGTTTTGCTAACAGGCCTGTGATGGGAATGGGGGCTGCTGGTGCTGCAGGCCCTAGTACTAGTGCTGCTGCTGGTATGCCTAATTACCAGGGTATGCCCCAAAATGGGGCCACAGTTGTCGCTGAGTCATCGGGGTATGCTGCAAATGGCAAGAGAAATGGTGCGTACCCGGCAGTGCCGCCTCCACAGGCGGTTTGTTTTGGAGGGAGAGTGGTGAATGGGGGTGGTGGGTATGCAGCAGGGCAGCCAATTGGGATGGCAGCTCCTGTGAGCCCGGTATCCTCCGATGGGATGTGTACTAGTCAGGTTGAGAACTCCGGGGGTCAATTTGGTTTGGACATGGGTGGATTAAGAGGAAGGAAGAGGATCTTAGATGGACCGGTGGAAAAGGTGGTGGAGAGGAGGCAGAGAAGGATGATTAAGAACAGAGAATCTGCAGCAAGGTCTAGAGCCAGGAAACAG GCATACACAGTTGAATTGGAAGCGGAACTGAACCAGTTAAGAGAGGACAATGCACACCTTAAACAGGCGCTG GCAGAGCTCGAGAGGAAACGAAAGCAACAG TACTTTGACGAAATGCAAACGAGAGTTCAGAGCAGGGCCCAGAAAGCTAAGGAGAAGCTGCGAGTGTTGAGGAGGTGTCATAGTTGCCCTTTATGA
- the LOC117634520 gene encoding CAAX prenyl protease 2 isoform X1 translates to MEEIPSSPKIISMIYNSEWKSLSQLKMDGGGVSKAVAVVACAAMALFYVAILYAPTLILRLPPPPSFKNFMIRRFICAAISSVVSVVVSALLLPMKSREASSLLGVYGIRMDHIWQAVIFPLTLTALMYGGSLVLKSLLLMSALREHMNFGGGLSFNNIKNLSEEIVACSRSIASDVLVWRTYVVAPLTEELVFRACMLPLLLCGGFQKSTVIFLCPIFFSLAHLNHLKDVYSKQNYNLTKAVLAIGLQLGYTVVFGSYASFLFIQTGHFLAPLVAHAFCNFMGLPVLVARGKGIVSVASVAGIVGFLWLLSPMTHPELYNDRTDNCVCWQGYCSGN, encoded by the exons atggaagaaaTTCCAAGCAGTCCGAAAATCATCTCAATGATATACAACAGTGAGTGGaagtctctctctcaactcaaaATGGACGGCGGCGGCGTTTCGAAGGCAGTGGCGGTGGTGGCTTGCGCCGCCATGGCGTTGTTCTACGTTGCAATTCTCTATGCCCCGACTCTAATCCTTCGTCTTCCTCCTCCCCCTTCCTTCAAGAACTTCATGATCCGACGGTTCATATGCGCCGCTATTTCTTCCGTCGTCTCCGTTGTCGTCTCTGCTCTTCTCCTCCCT ATGAAAAGCAGAGAGGCATCATCTCTGTTAGGTGTATACGGCATCCGAATGGACCATATT TGGCAAGCTGTGATCTTTCCTCTTACATTGACTGCTCTTATGTACGGTGGATCCTTGGTCCTCAAGTCTCTATTATTGATGAGTGCGTTGAGGGAACACATGAATTTTGGTGGAGGCCTTTCGTTCAACAATATCAAAAATTTATCCGAAGAGATTGTTGCCTGTTCGCGTTCAATAGCTTCGGATGTTTTGGTTTGGCGTACTTATGTTGTG GCCCCGCTTACTGAAGAGTTGGTGTTTAGAGCATGTATGTTACCTTTACTTCTCTGCGGAGGATTCCAAAAGTCCACAGTCATCTTTCTCTGCCCCATTTTCTTCAGCTTGG CACATTTAAACCATCTAAAGGACGTCTATAGCAAGCAAAACTACAACTTGACCAAAGCCGTCCTGGCTATAG GTCTCCAGCTTGGCTATACCGTTGTCTTTGGCTCCTATGCATCTTTTCTCTTCATTCAAACTG GACATTTTCTTGCTCCTTTAGTTGCTCACGCATTTTGCAATTTTATGGGACTGCCTGTGCTAGTTGCACGGGGAAAAG GGATAGTAAGTGTGGCATCTGTAGCTGGAATTGTGGGTTTCCTGTGGCTTCTTTCCCCAATGACTCACCCAGAGTTGTATAACGATAGAACAGATAATTGCGTATGTTGGCAAGGATATTGTTCTGGGAACTAA
- the LOC117634104 gene encoding uncharacterized protein LOC117634104, with protein MAGGVNRKISAASARAHTRRAKQNSSFQLPPGMFMKALVALFIGFLAWTYQAIQPPPSKIIGSPDGPPVTAPFIKLSDGRRLAYKEHGVPKENAKHKIVFVHGFDSCRHDAVVAETLSPETVEDLGIYIVSFDRPGYGESDPNPKRTVKGMASDIEELADQLGLGHRFYVIGFSMGGQVLWSCLKYIPHRLAGAAILAPVVNYWWAGFPANLSTEAYSQQLQQDQWALRVSHYTPWLTYFWNTQKWFPASSVVAHSRDILSDQDKELMAKLEKRGTYVEQVRQQGEFESLHRDMIVGFGTWEFTPLDLENPFPNNEGSVHLWHGADDRLVPVKPQRYIAQRLPWIHYHELPGAGHLFPHADGMCDNIVKALLTEG; from the exons ATGGCGGGAGGAGTGAACAGGAAGATATCAGCGGCGTCGGCCAGAGCTCACACCAGAAGAGCCAAGCAAAATAGTTCCTTCCAGCTTCCTCCAG GGATGTTTATGAAAGCACTAGTTGCATTgtttattggatttttggcaTGGACATATCAGGCAATCCAACCTCCTCCATCGAAGATAATTGGCTCTCCTGATGGGCCGCCTGTTACAGCACCATTTATTAAACTTAGTGATGGAAGGCGTTTAGCCTACAAAGAGCATGGGGTCCCAAAAGAGAATGCAAAGCATAAAATAGTTTTTGTCCATGGTTTTGATTCTTGCAGGCATGATGCTGTCGTTGCTGAAACCCTGTCTCCG GAAACTGTTGAAGACTTGGGGATCTACATTGTGTCTTTTGACAGACCTGGTTATGGAGAAAGTGATCCTAATCCAAAGCGCACAGTGAAGGGTATGGCTTCAGATATAGAGGAGCTGGCTGATCAATTGGGTTTAGGACACAGATTTTATGTAATTGGTTTCTCCATGGGTGGACAGGTGCTTTGGAGCTGCCTCAAGTACATCCCTCACAg GCTTGCAGGAGCAGCAATATTAGCTCCAGTGGTTAACTACTGGTGGGCTGGTTTTCCTGCAAATCTATCTACTGAAGCTTATTCCCAACAGCTTCAGCAAGACCAATGGGCACTTCGTGTGTCTCACTACACCCCTTGGCTTACCTACTTCTGGAACACTCAAAAATGGTTTCCTGCTTCAAGTGTTGTGGCTCACAGTAGAGATATTCTTTCTGACCAAGACAAAGaactcatggctaagcttgaGAAAAGAGGAACATATGTG GAACAGGTAAGACAACAAGGAGAATTCGAGTCCCTTCACCGTGACATGATTGTTGGATTTGGGACCTGGGAATTCACCCCTCTGGATCTTGAAAACCCATTCCCTAACAATGAAGGTTCCGTCCACTTGTGGCATGGAGCTGATGATCGTTTGGTACCTGTTAAACCGCAACGCTACATTGCTCAACGGCTTCCATGGATTCACTATCATGAGCTGCCAGGTGCTGGGCACTTGTTCCCACATGCTGATGGGATGTGTGATAATATTGTCAAGGCACTTTTAACTGAGGGGTAG
- the LOC117634807 gene encoding CEN-like protein 2 isoform X1, which yields MARISEPLVVGRVIGDVLDCFTPTTKMSVTYNTRLVCNGYELYPSAVTTKPRVEIQGGDMRTFFTLIMTDPDVPGPSDPYLREHLHWIVTDIPGTTDATFGREVVSYEMPRPNIGIHRFVFVLFKQTRRQSVNPPSSRDHFSARRFAAENDLGLPVAAVYFNCQRETAARRR from the exons ATGGCAAGAATATCTGAGCCTCTGGTTGTTGGGAGAGTGATAGGAGATGTTCTTGATTGTTTCaccccaacaacaaaaatgtctGTCACTTACAACACCAGGCTAGTCTGCAATGGATATGAGCTCTATCCTTCTGCTGTCACCACCAAACCTAGAGTTGAGATTCAAGGAGGAGATATGAGAACTTTCTTTACTCTG ATCATGACAGACCCAGATGTTCCTGGCCCTAGTGATCCTTATTTAAGGGAGCACCTGCACTG GATTGTGACAGATATTCCAGGCACCACAGATGCCACATTTG GAAGAGAGGTGGTGAGCTATGAGATGCCAAGGCCCAACATTGGCATCCACAGGTTTGTGTTTGTTCTCTTCAAGCAGACAAGAAGGCAGTCTGTGAACCCTCCTTCCTCAAGGGATCATTTCAGTGCTCGACGCTTCGCAGCTGAAAACGACCTGGGTCTTCCTGTCGCTGCCGTTTACTTCAATTGCCAGAGAGAAACGGCAGCTAGAAGACGCTAG
- the LOC117634105 gene encoding germin-like protein subfamily 3 member 2, whose translation MLVTQFKGAFVPRKMSPRLTLLFVIFCLLCAMTLASDPDPVQDYCIPNPKLGVIKTPLHTFLPCKNSSEATTDDFVFSGMKVAGNFTDTGLAAISVNPTIFPGINTLGMSFVRADLNVGGINPPHFHPRATEISHIVQGSVYSGFVDSTNRVFARVIEQGEVMVFPRGLVHFQMNVGKKPATIFGSFNSQNPGMQKIPSAIFGSGINDELLEKAFGLSSKQIGTMRRRFDPKRVRF comes from the coding sequence ATGCTTGTAACCCAATTCAAGGGTGCGTTTGTACCAAGAAAAATGTCTCCTAGGCTCACccttttgtttgttattttctgCCTCCTATGTGCCATGACATTGGCTTCTGACCCTGATCCAGTTCAAGACTATTGCataccaaacccaaaattaggTGTCATAAAAACACCTCTTCACACCTTCCTCCCATGCAAGAACTCATCCGAGGCTACCACCGATGACTTTGTCTTCTCCGGGATGAAGGTGGCCGGAAACTTCACTGACACGGGCCTCGCAGCCATCTCAGTCAACCCAACAATCTTCCCCGGGATCAACACACTAGGGATGTCATTTGTAAGAGCTGACCTCAACGTTGGTGGAATCAATCCACCACATTTTCACCCAAGAGCCACAGAAATATCCCATATAGTGCAAGGGAGTGTTTACTCGGGGTTTGTTGATTCAACCAATAGGGTTTTTGCAAGGGTAATTGAACAAGGGGAAGTCATGGTGTTCCCTAGGGGTCTAGTGCACTTCCAAATGAATGTTGGTAAAAAGCCTGCTACAATTTTTGGAAGCTTCAATAGCCAAAACCCCGGAATGCAAAAGATCCCATCTGCCATTTTTGGGTCTGGGATTAATGATGAACTCTTGGAGAAGGCCTTTGGATTGAGTTCAAAGCAGATTGGAACTATGAGAAGAAGATTTGATCCAAAAAGGGTGAGGTTCTAA